Part of the Nicotiana sylvestris chromosome 2, ASM39365v2, whole genome shotgun sequence genome, aaatccttagaatttcaatttaacaatttctaacaaaaattcattactcgggctagggaactctgaatttgattccggacatacgcccaggtcccatatttttctatggaccctccgggaccgtcaaaacacaagtccgggtctgtttaataaaaatgttgaccaaagtcaaacttaaccttttaagaaaatcttagggaatcaagtgtgcctatttcaacccaaactcttccaaattccgAACGAACCATtctcgcaagtcataaatcattaAAAGCAAGTGCGGGAAGCCTTAACTAGGGAAACGGGGTTCTAAAAAGTAAAACTACTAggcgggtcgttacattctcaaCTCTCGTtgtttaaataatttatttttctttacataagtgcaaattgttcaaaccttttcccttgttttcaTTATTTGAATCTTACACTTATTTAGAGTGTCAAAACATGTCTTTACTTGCGAGTATgtgttaaaactgtttatttattaaaatgactaattcacatagtttaagttcggtcgggacctacCGTTATAGACTACGAGGGgtgactaacaccttcccctcaaggttatttcgagcccttaccctattctctggtaatgcaaactagttacatgagttaatctctctaggtgccctaacgcaccataatccgttaggtggcgactctccaaatacccaaattcccaaaaggaaacgattTATTACCTTATGAACGTTGAAACCCGAACTTCCCcgtaaatgaaaaaaaaggggcgcgacaaccCCTATTTGTATTTTTTTGGTTATTAGGAAGAGAACAAAATAGAAATTGTGAAAGGATCAGAGCCCCATGTTGAGGACCATTGTTTTTACATGATGTGCTAGAAATCAAGTGTAATTGTTCTGCCACCTTGGGAGATGCTCTCTAATGTACCTGGGATTCATGAGGTTTatctttaaaattcaaaatacagTACAATTTTGGTTCGCTAATGTTAGTAGAGTTTGAACTCTTTTAAGTGGGTGATTCATAGATGTTCATCTCCTTCCTTAATATTTCAAATCCAGTCATCCTATGCTTTCTATTTGTATTTTGGTTCTACCTGTAGTCTCATCGGGCAATGAACTACTGATACTATATAGCGTAGGGTAGCGCTAGAGATTGGATAAACCTCCAATGAAGAACCCAATTTTGCTCTTGCAACCCAGAGAGACAAAGAGTAAAGAAACTTAGACTTTTATACATGTATAtgcaaaaagaaaggaaaaaaagaggcAATTTGCACAAGCACCCAAAATGTGATCTGCAGTGGTCCCTTTAGCAATGTTATACCTAGTGACACTGCAATAGATGAAGCTACGCTTTCCCTGCCGTACATGGTGGCATTTTGCTTATGCGGTCTTTTGTTGTACAAAACCCtttctttccttgctttcttcaGTCCTCTGTACTATAACAGGTGATCAATCCCAATATTCCTCACAGCTCCCGACGTTTCTCCGCCACCAACAACATTGCCTCTGCTATCCTCAGGTTTTGCTGTAGGCTCAGAGGAAGGGGAAGCCATTGGCAAATGTAGCCCTACAAgagaattaaaaataaaagagtTATCATACAAGGAATAACGATGCAAGAGTCTTGGGAGTGAAGGAGGAAGAGGGATTTTTTTGGTTGAAACCCAACACACAGTAAAGAGGAATGCATAATACCAGAATTTTTCCAGATTAACTATATGGTGATGCCAGTACCACTACCATTTTGATCTGACAATAGCTTTTGCTTAATGCTCATATTCCTTTGAACATCCAATAGAAGTACAAAGCATAAGTCCAGAAATTCTTATTTCACTTGTTGGGCAAGTATAGGGGAGGAAATTTAATATGAGGAAGATCAATTTTCTCTTAGAATCACTCTTTTACTCATAAGAGGGAGAAAGACTCATCACTATCCGGAACTTAGTTTTGGTGTTCCACTGAATGCTAGCTCAACTGAGATGAAACTGAAATCTTTCTTTCTATCTCACACTATTCATGAGATTCTTCTCCGATGATTCAAACTGACACCACAATTGCATAATCTTATCTAGGTATTTGACATTTTGCTGCTTAAACTATTTTGTCAAGTTACAAAATTCAAATTGCGAAATACTCTCATAAATGAAAAGGATAAGGTCTGCATTTTGCTTTTGATCCCCTTCCCCCATCAATTACCTGCCATACAGACTAACCACTACGGAGGAGTTACATTGATCTACATATATAAAAGCCATCAATTATTAAACAGTGCTCGTATTTTTGTGACTGAAAAAACAATTCATGATATGTTAATCAGCATGGTTAACCTTAGTTTATTTATAAAATGTAATTCTAAACCATAGTTAGTGAGTTAGTTAATAGTTAGTTATGAAAGTTAGTTTTAGTTGTTAGAAGTGGTGGTCGTTTGTACAGTAAGCAAAAAGCTTCTTTTTTAGAAATTAATATAGCATTTCTCTGATTTCCTCTCTTCTAGATTCTTCTTCCTCTTAGCTCAGATCTTAAGCTGTTTCTGTGATTCCTTCTGTTGTTGATCACTTGCCTAATGTTACCTAAACTGCACCTGTATCTTCTCAACAAGTTGCCGAGCTACTGAACAAAAAAATCTAGACTAAGCAAGCTACCTCTTTGGTTGCAAGACTATGTCACTACCTCCAAAGGCTCTAAATGTGCTTACCATATATCCTTCTATGTGCACTACTCTTCTATTTCTCCATCATACAAATAGGTCCTTGTAGCTTATTCAGCTCTCTCAGAACCAACTTCCTCCAAAGAAGCTGCATCTGATCCTCAGTGGATAACAGCAATGAAGTTGGAGATTGCAGCACTTTAAGACAACCACACTTGGAGTGTTGTTGACTTGCCATCAGGAAAGACTACCATTGGTTGCAGGTGGGTTTACAGAATCAAATACAAATCCTCTGGTGAAGTAGAAAGGTTCAAAGCTAGGCTAGTGGCTAAAGGCTACAGTGAGAAGGAAGGATTGGACTATGGAGAAACTTTCTCTCTTGTTGCCAAAATTGTAACTATTAGATCTGTTATTACTTTAGCTGCTTCAAGACAATGGGTCATCTTTTAAATGGATGTCCACAATGCCTTTCTAAATGGAGATCTCATTGAGGAAGTCTACATGGAATTGCCCGAGAAATTTGCCAGACAGGGGAGTGTAAGAAGAAGGTATGCAAACTACATAAGTCTCTCTATGGGCTTAAGCAGGTACCTAAATAGTGGAATATGAAGTTTACAGAAGCTCTACTCAACATTGGCTTTCAACAATGTCGCTATGATTATTCTTTGTTCACAAAGAAAGATGGAGATGATAtatgtttacctcgaaaaatgtgagtaacaattgaagataatttgtggttttaaagatatgtgatttattccaatactagtgaatatacaagtaatattaggaTTAAGTAAGAAGAATAGATGAAGCAAACCAGTGTTGTTAGGGACCTCGAGCTCGATtatctcgggggcctcgaggtgagttaagagaaaataaagtaagaacaataaagctgaagaacaattgTGTAGCACGAGAAAAGCAAAGTAGAatgttctattgcagtgaataatgTGTTCTTTACAAATGATTAGCGTCTACTTTATATAGGAAGAGAAAACTcaatatagtacattcctaattATGGTAAATAATTCTATTGGTACAactgtataacaacctagtacaGACTCGTAATAAACCTCATCCTTTAATTTATGTCCTGATCCATATGTcttgagaaattcccgctctttcttgagtgtcatCGAAATTGTACTGTCCTCGAGGCAGAACATGACGAGTCTCTGATTTTCTTCtcgatgttgatacccaatttttctttataatatttttgaaatgcatatatacctttaaaactatgcattagcatcaattggtattttttcataatttttacatttttaaattaatttatctcaGTAGTTTattcatataaataattacaaaattgcatcacaaaatattttaaaacattccttgatttaatattactatttatggtcctattaagtccaaattatttcataaatggCTATGTTTACATcttttggttacaattgcaataattttgcaattatagcccatgcatacatCACTACATTATTTTTCCAGAAATTAGCCcgatatatttttaaaatatttaataattatattaaagTATCCCcgtgcatgaaaattattttttctcattattagttgttttgtaaaataatttttagtCAAGTACctggtatttaacaaatagcccattttattttcaaaattaaccCTTCTAATACCTAAAATCTAACAGCCCAACTACCCTTATCAGGCAGCCCAAAGACCCTAAGCTTAACCCTTCATCTCTGTGTTGTTTTTCTCGAAATACTAATTTCGTCCTTTGAACTTCCCAGACCTCTGTAAAATCTGAGATGGAACGAACCTATTTCACATGATTTTTATAAAAATCTTCTGATTTTCAAGTGGTTTTCCATTTTCCTAAACTAAGGTTTCCCAAAAATTTCTTTCTTCAAAACGTTTTGCTAATTTTAAGTTTTTTATCTTCTATTCTTATGTGTTTTTGACCGATTTCGTAGAGTTTTCTTCAACCCTAACTAGTTTATGCTAAACCTCCAATTTTTTGACATTTTGTTTGGATTCTGAGTTTGTCTGGGTTACTTGTGCACCGACTTCGTTCTATGCTTTGGTtcctgtgatttttctttagcttaATTCGATGTCTTGATTTTTACCCTAATGTGCCTCTATTAAGATTCCTGGTTCGACTTCTCGACTAATTCTATGTGTCTATATTCATTCTGTTTATTCATGGAAAACCtatatttttctccttaaatcaaTGTTGTTTTGAATTATTGATTTACTAATTTGTTTTGTTAAAACTTATATGTTGAGTCTTGATTATTCCTTTATTTGCAGCCTTATTTagtttcttgccttatttgaattgTCTGCGATACTTGCTGATTCTTActaattatttccttaattaaacccatgTTATTTACCCCCAATTACCCATTATATGCCTAAGTTTCACTCGAttcttctttccttaaatgtattCTGCCTTTACCGTTGGGTAATTACCATTACGCTAATTTGTGTGTAATTGATTCTGTGGCTTCCTTAATTTGCTGAATGATTGATCTCTTTTACCTTATTCTCCTTGCTcttaactactatatatactccCATTTATTCTCACTTCTagacacgaacattagttcacaAAATACTCTCACACTTTTAAAACCTCTCTCTGTTACTTGCAATTCTCACTGAcctagccggctgtaagccaatgCTAGCTATTTGCACCATATCTACTTTATACTTTGTATtctctctccttaactggtaCATCCTGATTCAATTCAAAGTCCAAAACTCTATGTGTTTCATTGTTGTTTTAGTTCATTAGTTGTGACTTCCAACCCTGTTTATTGTTTACTATCATGTTGCTCAATGTGTATCTAGCATGCCTAGATCACACTGCCTAACTACTATCTCACCTGGCATGTTGGAGTTTATTCTGTCAGAATCTGTGACTATTTTATTTATTCACAATGATCTGCTTACCGTTTTGTTTAGCATGTCCAATCCTATCTTGTGGTAATTGCATGCATCTTGTTGCTCATTAGCATGTCCAAACTACATTGCTTGTTAACTGTCTCACCCAGGATGTCTAAACTCTGCCTGTTCTATATGTGGTCAGTATCTCTAAACTATGAGTGTTTATGTAGTGCCTGCTTAGTTTGTTCATTTAAGTCTTGCCTACTCTGCTTTACTAATGAGATCTTACAAGGCCACTCTAGTTGTGTGTCCAAGGTCTATATGTTTTCAACATGTCTTTGTTGTAATCTTTATAACTAACTTATCAATTATAcaaatttttgagaagtttgtGCATCTGTTTGCTTATACACTAGGTTGTATTCTATGTGTCCCAAACCCCCCTCTCTATGTGTGGAATCTGTTTGCCAAAGTGTTCCTGAAGCTGTTTGTTCTGTGACTTGTGttatgatttcaaaataattttcatgctttTCTCAAACTGTTTTACCACCAAACTAGTACTGGTTTCCTGAAAATCTTTTCACTCTAAGACCCTTCTTTACACTGTTCACGAAAACCTTTTCAAAGTTGTGCACTCTCACTTATTCTTAAATTATTAAGTCATGCCCCTCTGGTATTGTACTACTTAGAGACCCTTGAGATTTCTGTTAACTCTAGCGTATCagagctggctcttccacactgcatataatcagtccttatttgagaaagtttgggtgtgagcactgcccgagatccttgaggtccttagggaactctgacacacctggacacaAATGTGGCAATGAATCTTGGGCATTAGAGACTAGTGAAGGCTTGGTACATCAGGATTTACTTTGGGGCCTACTTCAGgttccctatagcttaatttatatttatgtaatttattcaattattggtctgtaataattaattctaaattaatataggggtaactagtgaaaagaGAGGGTAGTTGTATGGTAAAGTAGATAAAattgggtagaaaacatgcttctAGGTTTTATATTGTGTAAAtctatgttagaaatcatgttctaggattaCTATATCTATTTGCATTCAAACCATGCCAAACTTGTGCACTAGACATCCTGATTTAGGGCATGCACGTTTGTCGCTTCAGTATACTACATATCATGTACCATTATTCCATCTTTTGATTGGTGCATAAGTACTATCGCATAGAGATATTTCCATTAGGTCAATAATCTCGTTTTAAATAAAAATAGTCATCCCATGTATGCATTAGATATCATACTTTAAGAATGTTGTTTGCATCTATTGGACCCTGTCTATTTCGATTGAAATAGATAACTGACTATGAAAAGGTTTAAACAACCTCACACACAAGCATCATgtcttaaaataaaataaaacacctgTTATAATCTGTGTCATCTAGGATAGCATGTTTTTAGTTTGAACAATTTCTTAAATTGTTAATCGTCTCCTGTAATTGTGATTGCAAATAGTCCcccgcctaggcaagccttaagtTATCAGTCTCTATATATACATAAATTGGAAACTGCATTTGATTGTGTTAAACTGCTTAAGCTTAACAGGCTGTAATaccagtaggcaaactggttaggattctgcCACTTTCTTTATGCATATCTTGTATCTGTAACAtccatctagatatcatgttcttaggatttaTGAACTTCTCCATAATCTGTGTTTTAGACATGCTGTTTGTTTGCCTATATACGTGCGGAGGTAAATATGAGTCTTCTAACTGTTTGTCCCTATCTGCttgtcctacatgttatttgcttgtcgcctagattcttaccttttaaaaccttaggttgtctagaactgtccagattcaaaagtcctaaattcctccaggaccataaggaagggacgggtagcaacaCACTTAAAGAtcgttaattaaactcgcttatataactgCTAAGGGGAGGTTAATGGGTAGTAAAAGAATATGATGACCTGCacattaatgtcacgtgtagcccatctcattgaggagtgattaccgggcattgtatgggtatgatcttgtaggctaatcaacttaggacttccctttacCAATTCTcgtatgtgtttaaattctataAACTTCCTCTCCTTTACATATACATGTGTAAGCTGTCCAAAcctctcttattttcattatctgaatttccttgatcatatatgtatttataATGTGAAAAttacctttatttgcaaatacaTGTTGAAActgtttaattgttaaaaaggctaattcacatagtttaagttcgggcaggacccaccgttgtggaccgcgaggggtgcttaacacctttccctcaaggttatttcgagcccttaccctaatctctggtaatgcaaactagttacatgagttaatcgctctaggtgccctaacatactataatccgttaggtggagactcttcaaatacccaattcccaaaaagaaacgagttgttccccaaAAATGTCGAAACACAGACTCCTgtgagggaaaaaagggggcgcaacactCGAGGTGTGCATATCCCGGCCAAGCTCGATTCTTACTTTGAGCTTCCGAACTCAAGATCGGGGTATGACCAAGTCTTCGAAATTGAGCTCTCTGATTTAGACCGTATACacatagtccccgcgtttcttagaattaAATGATATGAAACTAATTTGAATTCTCAAAGTCCTTTATGATGGCATCATTCTTATGACGTAAGCATTGAAATGACCGAAGCATCCCATCGGTTCTTTTTCCCAAAGAGCATTAAATGCACGCCAGAGCTGGTCGGCCATCAATATTAACGAACCGTTTCCGCCTTCCTCTATATATACTTGTTTTCTCTTCTCATTAAGATCCTTTCCACCGCGCAACACCTACTTTCCTCTACACATTTCCTTTTCATCACCAGTCTTTCCACTGTATTAGCTCACCTCAGCGGTTTATTCATTTCttccttattttttaaagaaCCAATGGCAAAAACATCCAAGCCCGTTCCTCAGAAAGAAGGAACCTCTACTTCTACTTCCCATCCGGCCGGTAGTAAACCGCTGACACTTCACAAGATCGTACTGAGCAATTTCTCCTTGAAAAAGGACTTTATAGTTGAGAACCTCCCTGACGTTCCCGGCCATCGAGAGCATGTATCGAGGTACATAAGGTCAATTGAGAAAGAACACCTCGACGCTGTGAGGAGAAAGTGTAAATGGGAAGAGAAGGTCGTTCTGCAAAAACCTTCTCGCGAGGAGGACAAGCAACCTACGTAGAGGGGTTCTTGAGTGTGTATACATACCCCTTTACGTTGGGTCCGCTCGACCCGCTCGTGCTTGAATTATGCCGAAGATATCAAGTTACTTTGGGCCAGATTCATCTGTCCTTTTggtggattgtaataatgatgagGTTTTTCATCAAAAGGtcgggctcgagttcaccctAAGCCACCTCATCCAATTATACCGACCTCAATATTTCCAAGGTTTAATCAAACTCCAACTTCGATCAACCAAGTCCTTCGCCAATAACGATGAAGACAAGGATCAAGGTTGGATGATCCGGTTCATCCGGGTGAGGACCGTTGATGTTATTCCCGAGGAGTTCCAGCCGTTCCCCGAGAAATGGAACTTTGAACGTGAGTGGAATTCTTTTATTTAGTTCCTTTCCATAAATTTTACTAAACTTCGCATAATCATTCCTTTCCATTTTCCGCAGCGGTCCCATGGATGCTCAATGCGGTCCTCAACCTTGAGGACTAGGTTCGCAAACTAGTTGCTACTTCATCATATGAAAAACGCAAGTGGCAAGACTTGTCGAAGGGCAAGTGGGAAtcaaaacaccacggtacgtaTTATAATATTTCTTTCCTTATTAAGAATACCTTCCTTCATGTGACCTAATTCCTCTATCGCAGCTATCAATGAGTTCTTCGAGATGAGTCCGCCTACTTCTGGGGAGGAAGTACTTTGGCTCCAAATCCAAAGAAGGATAACAAGAGAAAAAGATCCTCGAAGATCGAAGACGCACAATGCCAAGCAAAACCCGCTTGGAGGTGCAGGAAAAACGTCATCATCAATGTGGATATTGACTTGGTCCACCAGTTCATGGACAATGACGGTGACGAGGTGGAGGGTTTGACGTTGGTAACTCAAACCAAGAAATCTTTCGAGTCTTTCAAGCCTGCTGAGATTGGGGCCCCTAACCTCGAGAAAGGATCTTTAAAAGAAAAGGTGGATGAAGGGCCTGCATCACCTGACGTGGTAATTGCTTCTCAAGCTTCTGGAAATACTCCAAAGGGAGCGAGCTTCGAAGCTCCTTTGCCTGAACAGAGCACCTCAAGTGATCTTCCCGAGGCCATGACAGTAGGTCATTCTTTGTCATTTCCCGCCTTCTCTGAGGATGCCATTAGGGATGCTCAGAACTTGAAGACGTTCGAGCTAGGCGGAGTCCAAAGTGAAAATGACCTCTTCTAGGGTTGTTTTGCTGGGGTCGATGAGGCTGACCTAGTGAATGCGAGCTTAATCTTCGAGGAGGAACAATGTCTTTACTCAATTGTAAGTTTTTAGTGGCACTGCAATTTCTCCGACGTcatactttctttttttttgtctaATCAATCTTTCCTTTCTGTAGACCTTCGATAAACTTAAAACCGAGCTGCATCATTGTGAAGCCGAGCTGCGTAGAGCCTCGACTGAGGAGAAACCCCTTAGGCTTCTCCTTGATAAAAAGGAAGAAGAATTGAAGCATCTTCGATCGGAGTTGACCAAAGCTTGTAAATACGAGAGTGAGTTAGAAAAGCAGGTAACCTCTGTTCTGAAAAAAATATGGGCTACCTCTCCCATCTTCAGAGGCTAATACTTCAATGTCACAACTGCAACAAAAGCTAGATATGATTGGGCAACTCCGGGGCGAGGTGGATCAAGTTCGAGCCGAGTGCAATGAATGGAAGGCGAAGATGGACACCCTCATTATGGCTAAAAATGATATGCTGGCGAAGGTATCGACCCTCGAGGTTCAACTTCACAATGCTCATGGGCACAGCTTGTTTTAGGTTGGCAGGATAGCCGAGCTCGAGGCCAGTCTTGCAAAAGCAAGGCCAAAGTTGTGGAAGTCCAGACCGAAGCCATAGAAATACAAGCTAAGGCTGACAAGACGGTGGCCAtctatttgaaggatgctacCAATGCCCAGATGGAGTTGAGGGGGGGCTTCTGTCCGAAATAATCTTGGTTTCTTCTGCAAAAAGAAAAGTCGTTGTCGTTGAGGAACAAGAATCTGAAGAGGAGAAAAACGGGGGATCTTTAGTGACAAGGCCATGAGCTCGAAGACGCatcatttctgatgatgaagcAGAGGTATCCCCCCATCGTTCTGTTCCTCTTACCGAGTCTGCTGAGACTCCGGTCCTGATTTTTGATGATGACGTTGCTCCCGCTGCTGCTCATGACTCTGCTGAGCAGCTTTTTATTAGAGGGTTTGGTAGTGAAGGCTTAGGCCCTGTTTTAGATGAAGTACCCTTAGCTTCTTTTTCTACACCCGTGTCTGTAACTCATCCTTTGCCAGTCTCGATTGTTTCTGTTCCTCCCCATACTATTTTTACCACCTTTTCTATTCCTCCTTCGATAATTCCTCCTCCAAACATTCATCGCACTGAGGTTGGCTCCTCAAGTAGGAGTGATGCTATGAGACGAGTAGTCATTGAAGTTCCTGCTGAGGGCAGTCTCTTAAGGAAATCAGGTCAAGCGGATGTATGGCTAGAGCCTTTAATTGGACCAATTGAGAAAGCTAAGCTAGAGAGCCATAGTTCCTTGACCCTGATGAATGATATTGTGCACGCCACTTTGAAGGTATtccccttctcttttttcttttattttgtaatttttctataTTTGAGGATTCTTAtttccttttcccctttttaggCCAACCTTATCGGCACAGAGATGATGAAAAGATTTGCCCACTCACATCAATTAGTGCATGATTCGCAGTTAGAGGCGTGCAACTGGAGGGAACAGTTTGAGAGCTTGCAAATTGATATGGAGTATTTAGAAGAGAGTAAGAGTACCTTGGAGCAGCATGTACGAGCTTTGACTTCGGAGTTGGCGGTCGAAAAGGCTTCCTCAAGCCAAGCAGAT contains:
- the LOC138884975 gene encoding uncharacterized protein, which translates into the protein MDVHNAFLNGDLIEEVYMELPEKFARQGSVRRRKNVIINVDIDLVHQFMDNDGDEVEGLTLVTQTKKSFESFKPAEIGAPNLEKGSLKEKVDEGPASPDVVIASQASGNTPKGASFEAPLPEQSTSSDLPEAMTTFDKLKTELHHCEAELRRASTEEKPLRLLLDKKEEELKHLRSELTKACKYESELEKQSAETPVLIFDDDVAPAAAHDSAEQLFIRGFGSEGLGPVLDEVPLASFSTPVSVTHPLPVSIVSVPPHTIFTTFSIPPSIIPPPNIHRTEVGSSSRSDAMRRVVIEVPAEGSLLRKSGQADVWLEPLIGPIEKAKLESHSSLTLMNDIVHATLKANLIGTEMMKRFAHSHQLVHDSQLEACNWREQFESLQIDMEYLEESKSTLEQHVRALTSELAVEKASSSQADKEKTRLETSFSEQLSKDSEEIRELKVLLSKKEAYAGELVQNLTQAQENFRASSDKVCALESSHASLQTSNTSALAENEKLKNEIADWERDYEILEDKYAIEVSWAFLNSRHDTLIEAGQENFNLESELAKINETIEKAQQTQDFPSPVAEASVNVEVNTGIPTISSPVEPVAASQVEPATVVTPAQVEPVDVDAPDSVPSTSE